From Tepidisphaeraceae bacterium, a single genomic window includes:
- a CDS encoding XdhC/CoxI family protein translates to MTLPILNEILNRTRAGEALALCVVVSTRGSTPQGAGAKMLCLLNGTTIGTLGGGCVEAEVRRKAMELLNGGQSQLLTFRLDSDYGWDDGLICGGTMDILVHLVRSPTDAAVFAPLADALQQGQPAQLVLPYERNGQASKYIEDLGPPPVLVIAGAGHVGQALATLASQAGFDVDVIDDRTDYANRERFPTARQLMLGEIETSLRQYPTDADTYIVIVTRGHRNDGRALEAVVRSPAKYVGLIGSKSKIKLIFREMLANGVALDDLLRVHAPIGLNIGSVTVPEIAISIAAELVAVRRGVQVAGAMRMAQAELRVWLKG, encoded by the coding sequence ATGACGCTTCCAATCCTCAACGAGATCCTGAATCGCACGCGTGCAGGAGAAGCGCTCGCACTATGCGTGGTCGTCTCGACGCGCGGCAGCACACCACAGGGCGCCGGCGCGAAGATGCTCTGCCTGTTGAACGGCACCACCATCGGCACGCTGGGCGGCGGTTGCGTAGAGGCGGAGGTGCGCCGCAAGGCGATGGAGCTGCTGAACGGCGGGCAATCGCAGTTGCTGACCTTCCGGCTCGACTCCGACTACGGTTGGGACGACGGCCTGATCTGTGGCGGCACAATGGACATTCTCGTCCACCTCGTCCGCTCCCCCACCGATGCCGCCGTCTTCGCGCCGCTGGCCGATGCGCTGCAGCAGGGGCAGCCGGCGCAACTGGTCCTGCCATACGAGCGCAACGGCCAGGCGTCCAAGTACATCGAAGACCTCGGGCCGCCGCCTGTGCTCGTGATCGCCGGGGCGGGGCACGTCGGCCAAGCGCTGGCAACGCTGGCCTCGCAGGCGGGGTTCGACGTCGACGTGATCGACGACCGAACCGACTACGCCAACCGCGAGCGCTTCCCCACGGCTCGACAACTGATGTTGGGCGAGATCGAAACAAGTCTTCGCCAGTACCCCACTGACGCCGATACGTACATCGTCATCGTCACCCGCGGCCACCGCAACGATGGCAGGGCGCTGGAAGCCGTCGTTCGATCACCGGCGAAGTACGTCGGCCTGATCGGCTCGAAGAGCAAGATCAAGCTGATCTTCCGCGAAATGCTGGCCAACGGTGTGGCGCTCGACGACCTGCTTCGCGTCCACGCGCCGATCGGCCTGAACATCGGCTCTGTTACCGTCCCCGAAATCGCAATCAGCATCGCCGCCGAGTTGGTCGCGGTACGCCGCGGCGTGCAGGTGGCGGGGGCAATGCGAATGGCCCAGGCGGAACTACGGGTGTGGTTGAAGGGGTGA